In the genome of Cuculus canorus isolate bCucCan1 chromosome 26, bCucCan1.pri, whole genome shotgun sequence, one region contains:
- the LOC128854676 gene encoding olfactory receptor 6X1-like, which translates to MGPGNGTAVTEFVLDGFSGLTQRLQLFLSLVILLMYLTTVIGNATIIFLVCVDHHLQTPMYFFISNLSFLEIWFTSSTSIKLFVILGFGRRTISLGTCFAQSYFYFALGCTEFVLLVVMSFDRYVAICQPLHYAAIMKPQLCIYLVVAAWVISFTVLSYRLVLLYQLTFCGSNKIHHFFCDNSPLFKLSCSDTSLLWKTDSVFLSLVMLGSLCLTLAFYVRILFCILHLPAASGRNKAFTTCSSHLTTLAIAYGSCIALYACPSGGVQLRTNRIVALLNTVLYPFLNPFIYSLRNKTVIQALNKAIAHATMQLFPSLRCISGQ; encoded by the coding sequence ATGGGTCCAGGAAATGGAACTGCAGTTACTGAGTTCGTCCTAGATGGCTTCTCAGGGCTCACCCAAAGACTGCAGCTATTTCTCTCTCTGGTCATTCTGCTCATGTACCTGACAACAGTGATTGGGAATGCAACCATCATCTTCCTTGTGTGTGTGGATCACCACCTGCAAACCCCTATGTACTTTTTCATCAGCAATTTGTCCTTCCTGGAAATCTGGTTCACATCCTCCACAAGTATCAAGTTGTTTGTGATCCTGGGTTTTGGAAGGAGAACGATTTCACTAGGCACCTGCTTTGCTCAATCCTATTTCTATTTTGCCCTGGGCTGTACAGAGTTTGTTCTGCTTGTTGTCATGTCCTTTGATCGCTATGTTGCTATCTGCCAACCTTTGCATTATGCTGCCATCATGAAGCCTCAGCTCTGCATCTACTTAGTTGTTGCAGCTTGGGTCATAAGCTTCACAGTCCTCAGTTACCGCCTGGTTCTCCTCTATCAGTTGACTTTTTGTGGCTCAAACAAGATCCACCATTTCTTCTGTGACAACTCCCCCTTATTCAAACTGTCCTGCTCTGACACCagtctgctttggaaaacagactCTGTTTTCTTGTCACTTGTCATGCTGGGTTCCTTATGTTTAACTCTGGCGTTCTACGTGCGCATCCTTTTTTGTATTCTGCATCTTCCAGCAGCCTCTGGGAGGAATAAAGCTTTTACCACATGTTCTTCCCATCTCACCACCTTAGCTATCGCGTATGGGAGCTGCATTGCTCTCTATGCATGTCCTTCAGGAGGTGTTCAGTTAAGGACCAACAGAATTGTAGCTTTGCTGAACACTGTTCTGTACCCATTCTTAAATCCCTTCATCTACAGTCTTAGAAACAAGACTGTGATACAGGCCCTGAACAAAGCCATCGCCCATGCAACAATGCAGCTTTTCCCCTCATTGCGATGCATTTCTGGACAGTGA